TTGCCGAAGTACTGCGGAGTTCAGACTAAGGGCGAGCACAGCGTCAGTGCAAGGAATACCTGACCGGCTGCGCCAAGTGGGCGAGAGCCGGCAAACTTCATAACCCCCCAAGCGAGACACAAGAGATCATCGGTATAGTTCCGGTTCTTCGGAGCGTCACCTGAAGTTTGCTGAAGGGCGTGGATGAGGTGAACTCACCTGAAAGCCAGCCGCTCGCGCGGCGGCTGCGCGAGTTGCGCGAAGGTGGCGCCTGGCCGGGGAAGTACATCACGCAGGCGGAACTGGCCGCCGCGCTGGGCACCAGCGTGCCGTCGATCTCCTCCTGGGAGAACCCGAGGCACAAGGCCAAGCCGCCGCGGCCGAAGGTCGAGGCCTACGCCACCTTCTTCGCCACCGAGCGCTCGATCGCCGAGACCCCGTACCGGTTGCTCGACCACAGCCAGCTCACCGAGGACGAACTCGCCCGGCGGGAGCGGTTGCTCAGCGAGCTGACCGGCCTGCGGGAGGACTCCGCCGCCAAGCCGGTCGTCAAGGACCCGTTCGCCGAAAGCCCGTGGCGGTTCCCCGTCGACCAGGACATCACCATCGTCGGTTCGGAACTGCCGGAGCGGCTGAAGCACCGGATGCCGCTCGCCGATCCCGACGATCCCGACTTCATGGACGTCTACAAGTACGCGGACCTCGACGCGCTGCTCGAACTCCACGGGCACGTCCGGGCCGCGAACCCGACCAGCAACGTGCACCTGCGGACCCCGGCCGAACTGGTGACCGACGACTACACCAGCCACCTCATCCTGCTCGGCGGGGTCGACTGGAACTTCGTCACCCGCGACCTGCTCGAGCGCGCCGAACTACCGGTGCGCCAGCTCACCCGGCCGGAGGACAACGACCTCAGCAGCTTCGAGATCGGCACCGGCGGCGAGGTGAAGAGCTTCCTGCCGAAGGTCCGGCGGGCCGGGGAACGACTGCTGCTGCTCGAAGACGCCGCGCTGTTCTACCGGGCGCTGAACCCCTTCAACGCCAAGCGCACGGTGACCATCTGCAACGGCACCTTCGGCCGCGGCACCTACGGCGTGGTCCGCGCGCTGACCGACGCCAGGTTCCGGGACCGCAACGCCGCCTACCTGCGCACCCGGTTCGCCGGCCAGGACGAGTTCGCCATCATCAGCCGGGTCCAGGTGATCAACAGCCAGGTGGTCACCCCCGACTGGACCTCCCCCCTGTCCAAACTGCACGAATGGCCGGTGAGCCCCACTTGACCCACATCGCCGAACGGCCGGTCGTGACGGCGGACCACCACGGGTCCCACCGTCACCTGCTCCGCACCCCGGCGGACACGGAGCACCGCACCGCGCCGGTCGACGCCATCGTCGTGCCGACCGCACGGCACGGCAAAGCGCTCCAGCCCGCGATCGAACTCGCCGCCCGGCTCGGCTGCACGCTCGTGACGCTCTCCAGCAAGTGGTCCTCGGCCGACAGCATCGCCGAACTCGCCGACGAACACGGCACCGAACTCATCGCGCTGGAGACCGAGCGGCTGCGCACGGGTGTGCTGCCCGTTTTCCAGACCACGAAGCTGCTCGCGAACACCAGGTTCGAACGCCGGGAGGACACCAGCGCGAAGCGCAACCTCGGTCTCCTGCTCGCCCGGCTGGCCGGCTGGAAGCGCATCGTCTTCCTCGACGACGACATCGTCGTGCCGGCGGCCACCGACCTCGAACGGGCCGCCGCACTGACCGACGAGTACGCCGGGGTCGGCTTGGCCATCGGCGGGTTCCCGGACAATTCGGTCGTCTGCCACGCCTACCGGGAAGCGGGTGGCGAGCAGGACACCTTCGTCGGCGGCGGGGCGCTGGCGGTCGGCCGCAACTCGCTGACCTCGTTCTTCCCCAACATCTACAACGAGGACTGGTTCTTCCTGCTCGGGGAACACGGCCTGCGCCCGACAGCGGTCACCGGCGAGGCGCTGCAGAAGCCCTACGACCCGTTCGCCCACGAACTGCGGGCCAGGCTCGAGGAACTCGGCGACTGCCTGGCCGAAGGGCTGTTCTGGCTGCTCGACAACGAACGCACCTTCGACAAGGCTCGCCGGCCCGATTACTGGCGGGGCTTCCTGGACAAGCGCCAGAAGTTCATCACCGAAGTGTTCACCATGGTGGGCCGGCTGCCCGAAACCGACAAGCGCGAGCGGATGCTCAATTCGCTGACGGCGGCGCGCGGCCGTTGCCTGTCCATCGAGCCCGAGCGCTGCGTCGACTACGTGGATGCGTGGCGGGAAGATCGCCACGAGTGGAAGGTGCACTCCAACGAGCTATACCGCC
The genomic region above belongs to Amycolatopsis sp. YIM 10 and contains:
- a CDS encoding helix-turn-helix domain-containing protein, with amino-acid sequence MDEVNSPESQPLARRLRELREGGAWPGKYITQAELAAALGTSVPSISSWENPRHKAKPPRPKVEAYATFFATERSIAETPYRLLDHSQLTEDELARRERLLSELTGLREDSAAKPVVKDPFAESPWRFPVDQDITIVGSELPERLKHRMPLADPDDPDFMDVYKYADLDALLELHGHVRAANPTSNVHLRTPAELVTDDYTSHLILLGGVDWNFVTRDLLERAELPVRQLTRPEDNDLSSFEIGTGGEVKSFLPKVRRAGERLLLLEDAALFYRALNPFNAKRTVTICNGTFGRGTYGVVRALTDARFRDRNAAYLRTRFAGQDEFAIISRVQVINSQVVTPDWTSPLSKLHEWPVSPT